Genomic segment of Umezawaea sp. Da 62-37:
ACCGCGGACGCGCAGACCGGCTGGGCGCGCACGAAGCAGTACCGCGAGATGGTGAAGTCGTTGCACGACAACGGCAACCGGGTCGTGGTCGACGTGGTCTACAACCACACCGCGGCCGCCGGTGACGCGCCGACGTCCGTGCTGGACAAGGTCGTGCCCGGCTACTACCAGCGGCTCAACCCCGACGGCACGATCGCGAACTCCACCTGCTGCGCCAACACGGCCACGGAGAACGCGATGATGGGCAAGCTCGTCGTCGACTCCGTCGTCCGCTGGGCCAAGTCGTACAAGGTCGACGGCTTCCGCTTCGACCTCATGGGCCACCACCCGAAGGCGAACATCCTGGCCGTCCGCGCCGCGCTGGACGCCCTCACCGTCGCCCGCGACGGCGTGGACGGTAAGAAGATCCGGATCTACGGCGAGGGCTGGGACTTCGGCGAGGTCGCCGGGAACGCCCGGTTCGTGCAGGCCACCCAGGCGAACATGGCGGGTACCGGCGTCGGCACGTTCAGCGACCGCCTGCGCGACGCCGTCCGCGGCGGCGGCCCGTTCGACGCCGACCCCGGCGTGCAGGGCATCGGCTCCGGCCTCGCGGGCGACCTCAACTCCTCGCCCGACAACGGCGACGTGCCCGCCCGGCTGGCCAACTACACCGACCTGGTGAAGCTCGGCATGGCGGGCAACATGGCTGACTTCCGCTTTCGCTCCACCGCGGGCCCGGACGTCACCGGCCGCCAGGTGTCCTACAACGGCTCGCCCGCCGGCTACACGGGCTCGCCGTCGGAGGTGATCACCTACACCGACGCCCACGACAACGAGACCCTGTACGACGCGCTCGCGTTCAAGCTGCCACCGACCACGTCGATGGCCGACCGCGTCCGCATGCAGACGCTCGCCCAGGCTCCCGTGCTGCTCGGCCAGGGGCAGCCGTTCATGCTCGCGGGCAGCGAATTCCTGCGCTCGAAGTCGTTGGACCGCAACAGCTACGACTCCGGCGACTGGTTCAACCGCTACGACCCGTCCCTGCGCGACAACGGCTTCGGCGCGGGCCTGCCGCCCGCCCCGGACAACCAGGACAAGTGGTCCTACTCCGGCCCGCTGCTGGCGTCGCCGTCGCTCAAGCCCACCTCCGCCGACCAGCGCAGGGCGTTGGACGGCGTGCTGGAACTGCTGCGCATCCGGCAGTCCTCGCCGCTGTTCACCCTGAACGACGCCGCCCTCGTGCAGACCAAGCTGTCCTACCCGGCGGCCGACTCGGGCATCGTCGTCGCCCACCTGGACGACACCGTCGGCCCCGACACCGACCCGAACCACCGCGGCGTCCTCGTGATCATCAACCCGTACCCCGAGTCCCGACCCGTCGCCCTGCCCGGCACGGACTGGTCCGCGCACCCGCTGAGCACCGACGCGCACGCGACCGCGATCACCGGCGGCACCGCCACCGTGCCGGGTCGATCGGTGGTGGTGCTGGTGCGGTGAGACCGCCGTTGACCTGCGGTCCAGCTTGAATACGACCGAAATTTCGATTCGGTTGAGCGTAAGTAGCACTGGTACTATTCTTACATCATGCGCATCACGAGCAAGGGGCAGTTGACCATCCCCATCGACGTTCGGGAGCAGCTGGGGCTGCATCCCGGTGACGAAGTGGAAGTCGTCGTCGATGAGGGGACCCGCAGCGCGCGGATCGTGAAGTCCAATGCCGGACCCAGCAGGGGGAGGCGCATCGCCGAGTCACTCCTGGGTACAGGGGATGTCGAGATGACGACCGAAGAGATCATGGAGCTGACTCGCGGTGAGTGATGGTGTGCGGGGCACGCTCGTGGACTCGAACGTGATCCTCGACCTCATGACCAAGGATCCGGTGTGGTCGGCTTGGTCGTTCGAGCAGTTGACGAAGGCTGGGGACAGTGGTCCGCTACTGATCAACCATGTCGTCTACGCGGAAGTGTCCCAGCGTTTCACGCGGATGGAGGACCTGGACGCGGCACTGGATCACGACTACTTCATCCGTGCTGCTCTGCCGTGGCCAGCAGCGTTCCTGGCAGGCAAGTGCCACCTCGACTACCGGCGTCGTGGTGGGATCAAGACATCTCCTTTGCCGGACTTCTTCATCGGTGCTCATGCTGCCGTGATGAAGCTCAGGTTGTTGACCAGGGACGTCAAGCGGTACCGCACGTACTTCCCGACGGTGGAGCTCATCGCCCCGGACGCGTGATCCGCTCGACGGGAACGACGGCCATCAGAACATTCCGCCAGCAAACCATCCCGCTCTGGACGATCCCGATACACTGGAGCCATGACCCCGAAGAACGTCGACCTCCTGATGCTGCTGCAACTCACCAGCCACGCGCTGGAGACCGAGATGGCCGCGAGGCTGGCGGCGATCGGGGTCTCGCCGCGGGCGCACTGCGTGCTGACCAACGCGTCCAGGGGGGAGCGGACGCAGAGCGAGCTGGCGGAGCTGTCGAACCTGGACAAGACCACGATGGTGGTGACGATGGACGCCCTGGAGAAGGCCGGACTGGCCGAGCGGCGGCTGTCGAGCACGGACCGGCGGGCGCGGATCATCGTGGTGACCGAGGAGGGGCGCGAGGTCGTCGGGAAGGCGCAGCAGGTCGTGCAGGACCTGTACGAGGACGTGCTGGGCACGTTGCCGGACAAGCGGAGCGAGGAGTTGGTTGAGGGCTTGGCCGCACTGCTCGCCGGGCGGTTGGCGGAAAAGGTGGAGTTCGACAACCCGCCTCGCAGGCGCGCGGTGAAGGCGGTAGTCAAGAAGTAGATCGTCCCGTTCAGAACTATCTGCTACGGTCACTTCTGGTATTGGACGAACCAGGGGGACCGATGATCGACAACACCAAGCGGACCGCGGACTCGCGATGGCTCGCGCTCGTGGTCCTGTGCACGGGAATGATGATGATCATCCTCGACCAGACGATCGTGAACGTGGCGCTGCCCGCGATCAGGACGGACCTCGGCTTCGGCCAGGCCGGGCTCGCGTGGATCGTGAACGCCTACCTGATCGCCTTCGGGGGTCTGCTGCTGCTCGCCGGCCGCCTCGGGGACCTGATCGGCCACAAGCGGGTGTTCGTGCTCGGGCTGGTCGTGTTCACCGTCGCGTCGCTGCTCTGCGGCCTCGCGACGTCACCCGGCACGCTCATCGGCGCGCGTTTCGTGCAGGGCGTCGGCGGCGCGTTGGCCACGTCGGTGACGCTGGGCATGATCGTGCGGATGTTCCCGGAACCGGGGGAGCGGGCGAAGGCGATCGGCGTGTTCAGCTTCGTCTCCGCCGCCGGCGCCTCCATCGGCCTGCTCCTGGGCGGTGTGCTCACCCAGTTGCTGAACTGGCACTGGATCTTCTTCGTGAACATCCCCGTCGGCGTCGTCGCGGTGCTGGCGGCCGTCCGACTGGTCCCCGGCGCGCCGGGCATCGGCCTCGGCAAGGGCGCGGACGTCGTGGGCGCGGTGCTCATCACGTCGTCGGTGATGCTCGGGGTGTACACGATCGTCGAGGTCGAGACGCACGGCTGGGTGTCGGCGCACACCCTCGTGCTGGGCGCTCTCGCGATCGCGCTGCTCGGTGGTTTCGCGGTGCGGCAGGCGAAGGCGGCGAACCCGCTGCTGCCGTTGCGGGTCCTGAGGTCCCGCAACGTCGTGGGCGCGAACGGCACGCAGATCCTGCTGGTGGCCGGGATGCTCGGCATGTTCTTCCTCGGCGCCCTCTACATGCAGCTCGTGCTGGGCTACGACGCCATGGAGGTCGGCCTCGCGTTCCTGCCGCTCGCGGTGTCGATCGGCACGCTGTCGGTGGGTTTCTCCGCCCGCCTCAACGCCAGGTTCGGCGAACCGCGGGTGCTGCTGGCGGGCATGGCGCTGATCCTGGTCGGGCTGCTGATGTTCACGCGCGCGCCCGCCGACGGCGACTACGTGCGGCACCTGCTGCCGGTCGTGCTGCCGCTGGGCATCGGGTTCGGCATGGCGTCCCCGGCGTTGACGACGCTCGCCATGTCCGGCGCGACACCGGGCGACGCGGGCCTGGCCTCCGGTCTCGTCAACACGACCATGCAGGTCGGCGGCGCACTCGGGCTGGCCGTCCTGGCCACTACGTCCACGTCCCGCACGACGGCGCTGCTCGCCGAGGGCGTGCCGACCGCGCAGGCGTTGACCAGCGGCTTCCACCTGGCGTTCGGCATCAGCGCGACACTGGTCGCGCTCGCCGCCGTCGTGGCCGTCACGGTCATCCGGCCGATCCCGGCCACGGCTGGCGCTCCGCTACCGGTGGCCGTGGGCTGACTAGTGGTCGGTCAGCTCCTCCCGCGAGCGGACGTCGTCGGCGCGCAGGATCCTGAACTCGCGGGTCTCGGCCTCCAGCACCTTGAGGAAGCCGGGCGGGGTGTCCACCACGTAGTACTCGTGGGTGCCGCTGGTCGTCTCCACGCGTTCCAGCGGCACCCACGGCGTCGCGACCACGGCGGCGACGACCAGCGCCGCGATCACCGTCGAAGC
This window contains:
- a CDS encoding AbrB/MazE/SpoVT family DNA-binding domain-containing protein, translating into MRITSKGQLTIPIDVREQLGLHPGDEVEVVVDEGTRSARIVKSNAGPSRGRRIAESLLGTGDVEMTTEEIMELTRGE
- a CDS encoding type II toxin-antitoxin system VapC family toxin, translating into MDSNVILDLMTKDPVWSAWSFEQLTKAGDSGPLLINHVVYAEVSQRFTRMEDLDAALDHDYFIRAALPWPAAFLAGKCHLDYRRRGGIKTSPLPDFFIGAHAAVMKLRLLTRDVKRYRTYFPTVELIAPDA
- a CDS encoding MarR family transcriptional regulator; the protein is MTPKNVDLLMLLQLTSHALETEMAARLAAIGVSPRAHCVLTNASRGERTQSELAELSNLDKTTMVVTMDALEKAGLAERRLSSTDRRARIIVVTEEGREVVGKAQQVVQDLYEDVLGTLPDKRSEELVEGLAALLAGRLAEKVEFDNPPRRRAVKAVVKK
- a CDS encoding MFS transporter — its product is MIDNTKRTADSRWLALVVLCTGMMMIILDQTIVNVALPAIRTDLGFGQAGLAWIVNAYLIAFGGLLLLAGRLGDLIGHKRVFVLGLVVFTVASLLCGLATSPGTLIGARFVQGVGGALATSVTLGMIVRMFPEPGERAKAIGVFSFVSAAGASIGLLLGGVLTQLLNWHWIFFVNIPVGVVAVLAAVRLVPGAPGIGLGKGADVVGAVLITSSVMLGVYTIVEVETHGWVSAHTLVLGALAIALLGGFAVRQAKAANPLLPLRVLRSRNVVGANGTQILLVAGMLGMFFLGALYMQLVLGYDAMEVGLAFLPLAVSIGTLSVGFSARLNARFGEPRVLLAGMALILVGLLMFTRAPADGDYVRHLLPVVLPLGIGFGMASPALTTLAMSGATPGDAGLASGLVNTTMQVGGALGLAVLATTSTSRTTALLAEGVPTAQALTSGFHLAFGISATLVALAAVVAVTVIRPIPATAGAPLPVAVG